TGCCGAGTCGATAATCCGTTTGTTTGCTTGATGCAAAACGAAGTAGTCAATCTCATCGGCCGAGATTTTCAGCGCACCCAAAGCTTGCGTTAACTCATTCTCAACGGCATTAACGGCAAACTTAAAAACTTCTTGGCCTTGCATATAAATGCAGCCATTGTCTCGCGGACTGTTTATAAACGGGCTTGCATTTGTGCTAGCAGCCATATGCAGCACCTCGGCGTTGCCGTTTAAGGGTGAGAGGTTTATGTATTGCAGGCTGTCGCCATGCGTAACAACACAGGCTGCCGCTCCGTCACCAAATAAAATGCAGGTATTGCGATCACTCCAATCAAGGCAAGCACTGAGTTGCTCGGCACAGATGATGAGGATATTCTTTGCCCGCCCTGTTGCCAAAAAGCCAGCAGCAACATCCAGTGCGTAAATGAACCCTGTACAGGCAGCATTGATATCAAAAGCGGGTGCTTTGGCATTAAGCTGTTCACTGACACAACTTGCCAGCGACGGCGTTCGGTAATCACCGCCTAACGTTGCACCGACAATCATATCAACATCATCCGCCACAAGTCCGGCAGACGCAATGGCTTGTTTAGCGGCTATAACGGCTAAATCTGTCAACATTTCATCAGTACAAACATGGCGAGCTTCAATGCCGGTTCGCGAGACAATCCATTCATTGCTGGTATCCACAAAAGAGGCAATGTCATCATTTGTCACACGACGGCGCGGTATGCTTTTGCCCATGCCAATAATTTTCAAGCTCATGTAGAACTCCTCCGATGTTATTTACGAGAAGAAGCCATTCAGGCCCTTTAAGAGTTTAAGCAAAACCGCCTGTTCCTCAGGCGCAAACTGCCGGCTGATATTCCGTATCATGCGCTGATGAAAAACACGATGCGCACGATTTATACGCTCCCCGTCCCTAGTAAGACGGATTTTAATTTGGCGTCCGTCTTTATCGCAGGGCACCTTTTGCACAAACCCTTTTTCTTCGAGTTTCTTAACCAGCACTGTCGCCGTAGGCGGCGCAATATCAAGCGATGCGGCAATTTTGCTAACTGTTGCCTCTTCATTCTCTAACTTACCAATTGCCTCAATCATATGTATCTGCGTGATGGTGACAGGCGCATTCAGCACCTCTTTCAGCGAAGTTTCTTCATATTGCGTAATCTTGTTGTAAGTATCGACAAGCATATCATTTAAGCTGGTTTCAAACTCGTTCATAGCCGCCCCGTTCTTCCGCTAATCATTAGTTATACTAACTAATGATTCGTATGATAGCATACTCCGAAATATATGTCAAGAACTTCTTGGCGAGTACGATTATTTTAATCCTCTCATATATGGTAGACAAAAAAATAGTTTGGTTGGTTGCAATATAGTTGTTATAAATTTTGACTTTTGTCGAAAATTATGATAATATGAAATATAAGTCAGCAGGAGGTTGAGATACATAATTATGAGTGCTAAGATAAGCGATGCAGATTTTGCAGAACTTCTCAAAGAAAAAACCCAAAATAATGACCCTGAGTTTCAATTTCAAGTTGGTCAATGCTATGACCGCGGCTATGGCGGCATCGGGGAAAACTATGCAGAGGCCAGGAAATGGTATCTACTTGCTGCTCAAAAAGGACACGCCAGTGCGCAATGCAATTTAGGATATCTTTTCAGTTTAGGCTATGGCGGCGAAAAAGACTTTGAAAAAGCCGTGAAATGGTATGCGCTTTCAGCAGAACAAGGAGAGGCCATGGCACAATATAATTTAGCTATTTGCTATGAATACGGCTATGGTACAACAAAGAATTATCAAGAGGCATTGCGATTATCTAGATTATCCGCAACACAAGGCCATTGGGCTGCTTCCAAAAACTTAGGCCAGTTATATTTAGAAGGAGTGGGTGTAGAGCAGGATTGGGAAAAGGCCCTAGAACACTTTAAACAAGCGTTGGCTGATAGCAAATATCAATTTGACCCGGCAAAAGAAACAGATATAGTGAATATTAAAGCTAATATCGAAAAAATCGAAGCTCATCTAGCGGAAATCGGCAACAAGCGCGAAGAGGCGCGCAAAGCACAGCGAACAGAAATATTTGTCAGCTATGCGCGTAAAGATATTAAGTTTTTGCAGGGGTTGCAGCCGCACTTAAATTCATTGGAAAACGCTGCCAATATTGTTTGGTGGGATGACACCAAAATAAAATCCGGTGAAAAATGGGAGGCGAAAATAAAGGAAGCACTTGCAAAAACAAAAGTTGCCATTTTGCTCGTTTCGGCAAATTTCTTTGCGTCTGACTATATATGGCAAAAGGAGCTCCCCACAATTTTGGAAGCGGCGGAAAAAGACGGTGCGACCATCTTGTGGCTGCCTGTTAGCACTTGTTACCTTGAAGATAAAGGCATATTACAGTTCCAATCTGTTATAAAAGATTTAAAAAAGCCTCTTGATAAGTGTCAACAGGCTAAACGCCATGAAGTGTATACAGAAGTAGTCAGGCGCATAAAAGAACTTTTTAAGGAATGACACCAGACACTGCCGAGCAATTTTGGCAGTGCTTTCTTTTTATCTTAACAAAAACACCTTGGAAAAGTCAAAAGTCAGGCATATAATATGCATAAATCAAACCTATCAGAAAAGGAAGATTATCATGACAAAGACCGAATTAAAAAAACGGATTGACGTGGCAGCCGGGCGCGTATCAGCCGATTTGACCATCAAAAACGCCCAGATAGTCGATGTCTATGGCGGCACAATTATTGAAGGCGATATTGCCATTGCCGATGGTTGTGTGGCCGGTATTGGGACATATGAAGGCAAAGTCGTCCACGACGCACAAGGCAAGTTTGCCGCGCCCGGATTTATCGACAGCCATATCCACATTGAGTCAGCCTATGTGACACCGGAAGAAATCGGGCGCCTCTTAGTGCCCTGCGGCAGCACGACTATCATTGCCGATCCGCATGAAATCGCCAACATCAAAGGGTTAGAAGCCGTTGCTTATATGTTAGCGGCAGCGCGCGAAACGGCACTTGATATTAAATATATGCTCCCCTCTTGCGTACCTGCCACACCATTTGAACATGCAGGTGCCAGCATCGGCGCAGCTGATATGGCGGAAGCACTGAAAGATAAGCGGCTTTTAGGGCTGGCTGAATTTATGAATTTTCCTGGCGTCGTCGAAGCGTCAGATTTCGCGCTTGACTGTCTCATTGCCGCACATAATGCCGGCGTGCCCATCGATGGGCACAGCCCGGGACTTTCGGGAAACACTCTTAACGCCTATGTCGCCGCGGGCATTGCCACCGACCATGAATGCACCACCATTGAGGGGATGCAAGAGCGTATTTCGCGCGGCATGTACATTCTCATGCGCCAAGGGTCGGCTTGTCATGATTTAGAAACTTTGCTCAATGGCGTAACACCACAGAACAGCGCCCGTTGCTTGCTCTGTTCCGACGATCGCCAGCCTAAGACAATTTTAGAAAAAGGGCATTTGGATAATCACTTGCGTATCTGTGTGCGCTGCGGCATTGACCCGATAACTACCATTCGCATGGCAACACTCAACGCCGCAACTTGTTTTGGTCTCTCCGACCGCGGCGCAATTGCGCCGGGACTTCGTGCCGACATTGTGCTGTTAGATAACTTAACTGATTTCGGCGTTTCACAGGTGTTTATCAAAGGTAAGCTTGTCGCTGATAACGGCAAATACTTGCCACCGGTGACCCGTCATGACAGCTCATCTATGGAAAGCAGCTTCCATGTTAAAGACTTTTCACAGAATAAATTCAAACTGCGATTAAAAAGTGACAAAGTTCACGTCATCGACATTTTACCGGGCGGCGTTGCTACCGGCAAGGGAACGGCGCAAGTGCAGTTAGGTGCTGATGGCGACTTTGTGCGCGATAAAGTAGCTGACATTGTTAAGCTGGCAGTCGTCGAGCGACACCAAAACACCGGAAATGTGGCTGTTGCCTTGCTGCGCGGCTATGGCATCAAGGCAGGCGCAGTAGCTTTATCGATTGCGCACGACTCGCACAATATTATCACGACGGGCACGACAGACAAAGACATGGCATTTGCCGTGGAGAGTTTAATTGCTCAAGGCGGTGGCGTAGTG
This Oscillospiraceae bacterium DNA region includes the following protein-coding sequences:
- a CDS encoding beta-ketoacyl-ACP synthase 3; its protein translation is MSLKIIGMGKSIPRRRVTNDDIASFVDTSNEWIVSRTGIEARHVCTDEMLTDLAVIAAKQAIASAGLVADDVDMIVGATLGGDYRTPSLASCVSEQLNAKAPAFDINAACTGFIYALDVAAGFLATGRAKNILIICAEQLSACLDWSDRNTCILFGDGAAACVVTHGDSLQYINLSPLNGNAEVLHMAASTNASPFINSPRDNGCIYMQGQEVFKFAVNAVENELTQALGALKISADEIDYFVLHQANKRIIDSARLKVKQPKEKFPLNIDKYGNISSVSVPLLLCEMLEEEKLNAGDKLFLAAFGAGMTAGSAVLEWV
- a CDS encoding MarR family transcriptional regulator, whose amino-acid sequence is MNEFETSLNDMLVDTYNKITQYEETSLKEVLNAPVTITQIHMIEAIGKLENEEATVSKIAASLDIAPPTATVLVKKLEEKGFVQKVPCDKDGRQIKIRLTRDGERINRAHRVFHQRMIRNISRQFAPEEQAVLLKLLKGLNGFFS
- a CDS encoding TIR domain-containing protein — protein: MSAKISDADFAELLKEKTQNNDPEFQFQVGQCYDRGYGGIGENYAEARKWYLLAAQKGHASAQCNLGYLFSLGYGGEKDFEKAVKWYALSAEQGEAMAQYNLAICYEYGYGTTKNYQEALRLSRLSATQGHWAASKNLGQLYLEGVGVEQDWEKALEHFKQALADSKYQFDPAKETDIVNIKANIEKIEAHLAEIGNKREEARKAQRTEIFVSYARKDIKFLQGLQPHLNSLENAANIVWWDDTKIKSGEKWEAKIKEALAKTKVAILLVSANFFASDYIWQKELPTILEAAEKDGATILWLPVSTCYLEDKGILQFQSVIKDLKKPLDKCQQAKRHEVYTEVVRRIKELFKE
- the ade gene encoding adenine deaminase produces the protein MTKTELKKRIDVAAGRVSADLTIKNAQIVDVYGGTIIEGDIAIADGCVAGIGTYEGKVVHDAQGKFAAPGFIDSHIHIESAYVTPEEIGRLLVPCGSTTIIADPHEIANIKGLEAVAYMLAAARETALDIKYMLPSCVPATPFEHAGASIGAADMAEALKDKRLLGLAEFMNFPGVVEASDFALDCLIAAHNAGVPIDGHSPGLSGNTLNAYVAAGIATDHECTTIEGMQERISRGMYILMRQGSACHDLETLLNGVTPQNSARCLLCSDDRQPKTILEKGHLDNHLRICVRCGIDPITTIRMATLNAATCFGLSDRGAIAPGLRADIVLLDNLTDFGVSQVFIKGKLVADNGKYLPPVTRHDSSSMESSFHVKDFSQNKFKLRLKSDKVHVIDILPGGVATGKGTAQVQLGADGDFVRDKVADIVKLAVVERHQNTGNVAVALLRGYGIKAGAVALSIAHDSHNIITTGTTDKDMAFAVESLIAQGGGVVLVKDGVVLESMPLPIGGIMSNQSGEWVDERLTALHEVAHNELGIRGDVEPLMTLCFMSLPVIPELKLTDMGLFDVSKFAFIPLETE